In one Sphingobacterium daejeonense genomic region, the following are encoded:
- a CDS encoding relaxase/mobilization nuclease domain-containing protein has protein sequence MIAKIIEGKSFGGCVGYVLKKDSEIIHANGLRTDSAKTIAQDFNFQRMLNPRLGNAVGHIILSWNTDDKNMLNNDIMVSSAKRYLSKMGIKDTQCLMVRHHDRKHDHIHIIYNRVNDYGKTISNSNGRYKSFKACKELNAMYGFKQSEGKENVNRGRLKGNDRTRYQIYDTVKAGITPQQKLG, from the coding sequence ATGATAGCGAAGATAATTGAGGGGAAATCATTCGGCGGATGTGTGGGGTATGTGCTGAAAAAAGACAGTGAGATCATCCACGCTAACGGACTGCGGACGGATTCGGCTAAGACCATTGCACAGGATTTTAATTTTCAGCGGATGCTGAACCCCAGATTGGGCAATGCAGTCGGGCATATTATTCTCTCATGGAATACCGATGACAAGAACATGCTGAACAATGACATCATGGTGTCATCCGCCAAGCGGTATCTCTCCAAAATGGGGATCAAGGATACACAGTGTCTGATGGTCAGACATCATGACCGCAAACACGATCACATCCACATCATTTACAACCGTGTGAACGATTATGGCAAGACGATCTCCAACAGCAATGGGAGGTACAAGAGCTTTAAAGCCTGTAAGGAACTCAATGCCATGTATGGCTTCAAGCAGTCCGAGGGCAAAGAGAATGTCAACAGGGGACGGCTCAAAGGTAACGACAGGACAAGATACCAGATTTACGATACTGTCAAGGCAGGTATAACGCCACAGCAAAAACTGGGCTGA
- a CDS encoding LutC/YkgG family protein → MDLKSLFEINLKLAAVDFYDVSSVEEAQKIMQEKLPDTKVVCSATDEWKGNKDINKIARPQDLADVDLGIFRAEFGVAEMGMVWVTEKSLKVNAIGFLSQHLAVLLDPANITENMHTAYNIPGLFDVNYGCFVMGPSATADIGAVLVRGAQGAKSLTLFFLKK, encoded by the coding sequence GTGGATTTGAAATCCCTTTTTGAAATAAATCTGAAATTGGCAGCGGTAGATTTTTACGATGTTTCTTCTGTGGAAGAAGCTCAAAAAATAATGCAGGAAAAACTGCCTGACACAAAAGTTGTTTGTTCAGCTACCGATGAGTGGAAAGGAAATAAAGACATCAACAAAATCGCTCGTCCGCAAGATTTGGCAGATGTGGATTTGGGAATTTTCCGGGCTGAATTTGGCGTTGCAGAAATGGGAATGGTTTGGGTAACGGAAAAATCGCTGAAAGTGAATGCTATCGGGTTTTTGTCGCAGCATTTAGCCGTGCTATTAGACCCTGCCAATATTACCGAAAATATGCACACTGCTTACAATATTCCCGGTTTATTCGATGTGAACTACGGCTGTTTTGTAATGGGACCATCAGCAACTGCCGACATCGGAGCGGTTTTGGTTCGTGGTGCACAAGGAGCAAAATCTTTGACTTTGTTTTTTTTGAAGAAATAA
- a CDS encoding plasmid mobilization protein, whose product MTPKPISSRWSQRKKNIMTDTKNKGGRPALENKKRFRINVRFDETEHKKVLHNAETAGMSKSEWVRKSAILRKIVPRFTQEQLKAFRAITGASNNLNQLTKKAHQTGLLDVATECRNTISHINHCIDKLLRHDSEDN is encoded by the coding sequence GTGACCCCAAAACCGATAAGCTCCCGATGGTCGCAGCGAAAAAAGAACATCATGACAGACACCAAGAACAAAGGCGGTAGACCCGCACTGGAAAATAAAAAGCGGTTTAGGATCAATGTCCGTTTCGATGAAACGGAACATAAAAAGGTTCTGCATAATGCAGAAACCGCAGGCATGAGCAAATCAGAATGGGTACGTAAAAGTGCGATCCTTCGCAAGATCGTGCCGAGGTTTACACAAGAACAGTTGAAAGCGTTCAGGGCAATCACAGGAGCTTCGAACAACCTCAACCAGTTGACAAAGAAAGCCCACCAAACAGGATTGCTTGACGTGGCAACGGAGTGCCGGAATACGATCAGCCACATCAACCATTGTATCGATAAACTACTGCGCCATGATAGCGAAGATAATTGA
- a CDS encoding Dps family protein: protein MAKADIGLTPKQTEILAEMLEPLLADEFLLYLKTRNAHWNVEGSDFHTVHVYFEQLYTELENVVDDVAERLRKLGHYAPATMKQYLGLTHLSEQGDGKNDSLSYMKNLLADHDAIIVYLRECIVKIGNEVEFAYGTSDYLTTLMEQHETTAWMLRSHLK, encoded by the coding sequence ATGGCAAAAGCAGATATTGGTCTTACACCAAAACAAACAGAAATCCTTGCAGAAATGTTAGAGCCTTTATTGGCTGATGAATTTTTACTGTACCTTAAAACCCGTAATGCACATTGGAATGTGGAAGGATCGGATTTTCATACGGTACACGTGTATTTTGAACAACTTTATACGGAATTGGAAAACGTAGTAGATGATGTTGCTGAAAGATTAAGAAAATTGGGACATTATGCACCTGCAACGATGAAGCAATATCTTGGTTTAACGCATTTATCGGAACAAGGAGATGGAAAAAATGATAGTTTGAGCTATATGAAAAATCTTTTGGCAGACCACGATGCAATTATCGTCTATCTTCGGGAATGTATTGTAAAAATTGGTAATGAAGTAGAATTTGCTTACGGAACAAGCGACTATCTTACCACGTTAATGGAGCAGCACGAAACTACAGCTTGGATGCTACGTTCGCATTTAAAATAA